In Thermoanaerobaculia bacterium, the following proteins share a genomic window:
- a CDS encoding AI-2E family transporter, with translation MTAGFSPETPPGRAGLRILAFAAAVALLSYGQAFFVTIFFSLFLSLALRPFVSLLERARMPRVAAILLVLAILIGAVALLIVNVSAQLQQFYLDLPLYQTKIREVTRRLADLVRNVQERTGSILPEETRGVREVKIAGSSLETTRALLARLGSTLSTLLSAAAVPLLSFLMLKDREKFGRALSGLLRRDRRFERLDVVGAISRSLTAYALGESFVVLIMTAATMLSLMAIRINYFYILGPLAGLCVLVPYVGVIVSTIPAVLVAYFQLGGRAAVTVLIIYVSLQFLEGNILTPFIVGGKVRLFPLTVLIAFLFWGMLWGVAGAILAVPLTSALKVVCENVEDWQPLARLMGEPDELPPPDAV, from the coding sequence ATGACGGCCGGGTTCTCTCCCGAAACACCGCCCGGACGGGCCGGTCTGCGCATCCTGGCGTTCGCCGCCGCCGTCGCCCTCCTGTCGTACGGGCAGGCGTTCTTCGTCACGATTTTCTTTTCGCTCTTCCTGTCGCTGGCGCTGCGCCCCTTCGTCTCGCTGCTGGAGCGCGCGCGGATGCCGCGCGTCGCCGCGATCCTCCTCGTCCTCGCGATCCTGATCGGGGCCGTCGCGCTGCTGATCGTCAACGTCTCGGCGCAGCTCCAGCAGTTCTACCTGGACCTGCCGCTCTATCAGACCAAGATCCGCGAAGTGACGAGGCGCCTCGCGGACCTCGTGCGGAACGTCCAGGAGCGGACCGGAAGCATCCTCCCCGAAGAGACGCGCGGGGTTCGCGAGGTGAAGATCGCGGGGTCGTCGCTCGAGACGACGCGCGCGCTGCTGGCGCGGCTCGGATCGACGCTCTCGACGCTGCTTTCCGCAGCGGCCGTCCCGCTCCTCTCGTTTCTGATGCTCAAGGACCGGGAGAAGTTCGGGCGCGCCCTGTCGGGCCTCCTCCGGCGCGACCGCCGGTTCGAGCGGCTCGACGTCGTCGGCGCGATCTCCCGGTCGCTGACCGCCTATGCCCTCGGCGAGTCGTTCGTGGTCCTCATCATGACGGCCGCGACGATGCTTTCGCTCATGGCGATCCGCATCAACTATTTCTACATCCTCGGCCCGCTCGCCGGGCTCTGCGTGCTCGTCCCGTACGTCGGCGTGATCGTCTCGACGATCCCCGCGGTCCTGGTCGCGTATTTCCAGCTGGGCGGCCGCGCCGCCGTGACCGTCCTGATCATCTACGTCTCCCTCCAGTTCCTCGAAGGCAACATCCTCACGCCCTTCATCGTCGGCGGGAAAGTCCGCCTCTTCCCGCTCACGGTCCTCATCGCCTTCCTCTTCTGGGGGATGCTCTGGGGCGTGGCGGGAGCGATCCTCGCGGTGCCGCTGACCTCGGCGCTGAAGGTCGTCTGCGAGAACGTCGAGGACTGGCAGCCCCTCGCGCGACTCATGGGCGAGCCGGACGAATTACCTCCTCCGGACGCGGTCTAG
- a CDS encoding permease-like cell division protein FtsX: MIRVAVRHAFAEAWSIARSGPGLTAVAVGLIAVALYIPGIVLLLTQNVARLASSAEEPASIVATLLPSADARSVAQAIAAAPEVAQVRIVGPAAARRRFERTFPDLKEALATLEGMEFPTSLEVVLRPQSAEKGSAVAAAVARRPGVDQVQEEAPFEVRFRDFLKIVRRTAFALGALLCAAAVLSVASAVRLALDQHRDEIEIMRLMGATETKIRTPFWLHGALEGAVGGAFALLLLAGTYVAAGRVLAASPHPVLSLFWVRFFSAGTAALFPLSGAVAGFIGAALSVGKARL; encoded by the coding sequence GTGATCCGCGTCGCGGTCCGGCACGCGTTCGCCGAGGCCTGGTCGATCGCTCGGAGTGGCCCGGGCCTCACGGCCGTGGCCGTGGGCCTCATCGCGGTCGCGCTGTACATCCCCGGGATCGTGCTCCTCCTCACGCAGAACGTCGCCCGCCTGGCCTCCTCGGCCGAGGAGCCGGCATCGATCGTCGCGACGCTGCTTCCGTCGGCGGACGCGCGGTCTGTCGCGCAGGCGATCGCGGCCGCTCCGGAGGTCGCGCAGGTTCGGATCGTCGGCCCCGCCGCGGCGCGCCGGCGCTTCGAGAGGACCTTTCCCGACCTGAAGGAGGCCCTCGCCACCCTCGAGGGGATGGAGTTTCCGACGTCGCTCGAAGTCGTGCTGAGGCCGCAGTCGGCGGAGAAGGGGAGCGCGGTCGCGGCCGCCGTCGCCCGCCGGCCGGGCGTCGACCAGGTCCAGGAGGAGGCGCCCTTCGAGGTGCGGTTCCGGGACTTCCTGAAGATCGTCCGCCGCACGGCATTCGCCCTCGGTGCGCTGCTGTGCGCCGCGGCGGTGCTGTCGGTCGCGTCGGCGGTGCGGCTCGCGCTCGACCAGCACCGGGACGAGATCGAGATCATGCGCCTGATGGGGGCGACCGAGACGAAGATCCGCACGCCGTTCTGGCTGCACGGAGCCCTCGAAGGCGCGGTCGGAGGCGCGTTCGCGCTGCTCCTCCTCGCCGGGACCTACGTCGCGGCCGGACGAGTGCTCGCCGCCTCCCCCCACCCGGTGCTGTCGCTCTTCTGGGTGCGTTTCTTCTCGGCGGGAACGGCCGCGCTGTTTCCGCTCTCCGGCGCGGTCGCGGGGTTTATTGGCGCGGCGCTGTCGGTCGGAAAGGCGAGACTCTAG
- a CDS encoding cache domain-containing protein: MGLVRGAFAALLALGTASPAFAAPVRYGTEAEAKAMAEKAVALYKKEGAAAALAAIGKAPGPFFHRDLYVVVIGPDKKIAADPAEPDLVGADEATLRDSLGKPWALFIEKQATEDGVWIDYEAKNPQTGSIEDKSAFSIRAGDHVFSCGYYRRPPEAAPAAPAAAPANGADPWTGKWDATDTDGAHFTISLDASGSAVSDRGEGQRGFWIVDTSGARIDWTDGRTDYLLPAGSGFERMSFAPGAPRDEKPDSTTPVTREKE, translated from the coding sequence GTGGGACTCGTTCGGGGAGCTTTCGCGGCCCTTCTGGCGCTCGGAACCGCGTCCCCGGCCTTTGCGGCGCCGGTTCGCTACGGGACCGAGGCCGAAGCGAAGGCCATGGCCGAAAAGGCCGTGGCTTTGTACAAAAAAGAAGGAGCCGCCGCGGCGCTCGCGGCGATTGGAAAGGCCCCGGGGCCGTTCTTCCACCGCGACCTCTACGTCGTCGTGATCGGGCCGGACAAGAAGATCGCCGCCGATCCGGCGGAGCCCGACCTCGTCGGCGCCGACGAGGCGACGCTGCGGGACTCTCTCGGAAAACCGTGGGCGCTCTTCATCGAGAAACAGGCGACGGAAGACGGGGTCTGGATCGATTACGAGGCGAAGAACCCGCAGACCGGGAGCATCGAGGACAAATCGGCGTTTTCGATCAGGGCGGGCGATCATGTCTTCTCGTGCGGGTACTATCGGCGGCCGCCCGAGGCCGCGCCGGCGGCGCCGGCCGCCGCGCCCGCCAACGGCGCCGACCCGTGGACCGGCAAGTGGGACGCGACGGATACGGACGGCGCGCATTTCACGATCTCTCTCGACGCGTCGGGCAGCGCGGTCAGCGACCGGGGAGAGGGGCAGCGGGGATTCTGGATCGTGGACACGTCCGGCGCCCGGATCGACTGGACCGACGGCCGGACCGATTACCTGCTGCCGGCGGGCTCCGGATTCGAGCGGATGTCGTTTGCCCCCGGCGCGCCCCGCGACGAGAAGCCCGACAGCACGACCCCGGTCACCCGCGAAAAGGAGTAG
- the gatB gene encoding Asp-tRNA(Asn)/Glu-tRNA(Gln) amidotransferase subunit GatB: MSVSEKVKVVPVIGLEVHAQLATASKMFCPCPTTFAAEPNSATCPVCLGFPGTLPVVNREAVALAIRFGLAVGGTIDRRSTFSRKNYFYPDLPKGYQITQFERPIVSGGAVEIETETGTREIRLVRAHLEEDAGKSLHENPYPDVPNTVTLVEWNRAGVPLLEVVSEPDLRSAAEAMAYLTELRRLLRTLSISDANMEEGNLRCDANVSIRDSESDPLGTRVEIKNMNSIRNVGRAIEFEIERQAARRAEGERIVQETRLFDAGSGETRVMRSKEEAHDYRYFPEPDLGALEIPEAWIALVRSTLRETPREKRRRFRTIYALPAADAELLSSSRPLSEYFETVAASVAPRLAASWVTGEVLRWMKEQKLSPEETHRFSVPPAALAELLGLVAAGELSVSAAKVVFEEMARSGRRAPEVVREKGLTRVSDESALAEAIDRVLGDNPAPVAQYRGGKTATLGWFVGQAMKATGGSADPETVRRLLKARLDA, from the coding sequence GTGTCCGTCTCGGAAAAAGTGAAGGTCGTCCCCGTCATCGGGCTCGAGGTGCACGCGCAGCTCGCGACCGCGTCGAAGATGTTCTGCCCCTGCCCGACGACCTTCGCGGCGGAGCCCAACTCCGCGACCTGCCCCGTCTGCCTCGGGTTTCCGGGGACGCTTCCCGTCGTCAATCGCGAGGCGGTCGCGCTCGCGATCCGGTTCGGGCTGGCGGTCGGGGGGACGATCGACCGCCGCTCGACGTTTTCGCGCAAGAACTACTTCTATCCCGACCTGCCGAAGGGATACCAGATCACGCAGTTCGAGCGGCCCATCGTCTCGGGAGGCGCCGTCGAAATCGAGACGGAAACGGGGACGCGCGAGATCCGCCTCGTGCGCGCGCATCTCGAGGAGGACGCCGGCAAGTCGCTCCACGAGAACCCGTATCCGGACGTTCCGAACACCGTCACCCTCGTCGAATGGAACCGCGCGGGAGTGCCGCTGCTGGAAGTCGTCTCCGAGCCCGACCTGCGCTCGGCCGCCGAGGCGATGGCGTACCTGACCGAGCTGCGGCGGCTGCTGCGGACGCTTTCGATCTCCGACGCGAACATGGAGGAAGGAAACCTCCGCTGCGACGCGAACGTCTCCATCCGCGATTCGGAATCGGACCCTCTGGGGACGCGGGTCGAGATCAAGAACATGAACTCGATCCGGAACGTCGGACGGGCGATCGAGTTCGAGATCGAGCGGCAGGCCGCGCGGCGCGCCGAAGGGGAGCGCATCGTCCAGGAGACCCGCCTGTTCGACGCGGGCAGCGGCGAGACGCGCGTCATGCGGAGCAAGGAAGAGGCGCACGACTACCGGTACTTCCCGGAGCCGGACCTCGGCGCCCTCGAGATCCCGGAGGCGTGGATCGCCCTGGTCCGCTCGACGCTCCGCGAGACGCCGCGCGAGAAGCGGCGCCGGTTCCGCACGATCTACGCGCTTCCCGCGGCGGACGCGGAGCTCCTCTCCTCGTCGCGCCCGCTCTCGGAGTACTTCGAGACGGTGGCGGCGTCCGTCGCGCCGCGTCTCGCCGCGTCCTGGGTCACCGGGGAGGTGCTGCGCTGGATGAAGGAGCAGAAGCTCTCGCCGGAGGAGACGCACCGGTTCAGCGTTCCGCCGGCGGCCCTCGCGGAGCTGCTCGGGCTCGTCGCGGCGGGAGAGCTTTCGGTCTCCGCCGCCAAGGTCGTTTTCGAGGAGATGGCGCGGTCCGGCCGCCGCGCGCCGGAAGTCGTCCGCGAAAAAGGGCTGACCCGGGTCTCGGACGAGTCGGCGCTCGCGGAGGCGATCGACCGCGTGCTCGGCGACAATCCCGCGCCGGTCGCGCAGTATCGCGGCGGGAAGACGGCGACGTTGGGCTGGTTCGTCGGGCAGGCGATGAAGGCGACGGGGGGAAGCGCCGATCCGGAGACCGTCCGCCGGCTGCTGAAGGCGCGGCTCGACGCATGA
- the ftsE gene encoding cell division ATP-binding protein FtsE, whose amino-acid sequence MIQVFHVSKEYGRYRHALTDVSFTINKGEFVFLTGPSGAGKTTLLRLLFRDELPTEGQIVVNGRNIGVLPSSRLPYFRRTVGIVFQDFKLIGRKTVFENLAFVQTILGTPPAEQKRRAYQVLKQVGLHYRMNAYPSELSGGEQQRVAIARALVNEPQLLLADEPTGNLDPALSEEIMHLFAEINLRGTVVVIATHDVDLIRRMGKRVLTLDHGRLREDPVRAPAGLAAREAPFLPA is encoded by the coding sequence ATGATCCAGGTCTTTCACGTCTCGAAGGAATACGGACGGTACCGGCACGCGTTGACGGACGTTTCGTTCACGATCAACAAGGGGGAATTCGTCTTCCTCACGGGTCCTTCCGGCGCCGGTAAGACGACGCTCCTGCGGCTCCTCTTCCGGGACGAGCTCCCGACGGAGGGGCAGATCGTCGTCAACGGCCGGAACATCGGCGTGCTCCCGTCGTCGAGGCTCCCTTACTTCCGGCGGACGGTGGGAATCGTCTTCCAGGATTTCAAGCTCATCGGACGCAAGACGGTCTTCGAGAACCTCGCGTTCGTGCAGACCATCCTCGGGACGCCGCCGGCCGAGCAGAAGCGCCGCGCGTACCAGGTCTTGAAGCAGGTCGGCCTCCATTACCGGATGAACGCCTACCCCTCCGAGCTTTCGGGCGGGGAGCAGCAGCGCGTCGCGATCGCGCGGGCCCTCGTCAACGAGCCGCAGCTGCTCCTGGCCGATGAGCCGACCGGGAACCTGGATCCGGCGCTCTCGGAGGAGATCATGCACCTCTTCGCCGAGATCAACCTCCGGGGCACGGTCGTCGTGATCGCGACGCACGACGTCGACCTGATCCGCCGGATGGGGAAGCGTGTCCTCACGCTGGACCACGGCCGCCTGCGCGAGGACCCGGTCCGCGCTCCGGCCGGCCTCGCCGCCCGCGAGGCTCCCTTCCTCCCCGCGTGA
- a CDS encoding glycerophosphodiester phosphodiesterase has product MHPPSPLRPELAAIGLPARPWIIAHRGACGESPENTLDSFRLAVEQGADMIELDLRLTSDGVLVAVHDRNLRRVAGHTVSVEDTSVNILRHLDVSYHFHRGRKRARVPTLEEILDLLPPRFPLTLDLKCRRAGRARYARVLARALAGRGHAIFASFNWRLLAEVKSAIANAPVAPMSRHRVPGVLRAAEALGASSLHCQFGAVTPRLLRAVAGSGRPVLAYTVNDATRARRLFAAGASGVFTNYPGRLRRALAS; this is encoded by the coding sequence ATGCATCCCCCTTCGCCGCTGCGCCCCGAGCTCGCCGCGATCGGCCTCCCGGCGAGGCCGTGGATCATCGCGCATCGCGGCGCGTGCGGAGAGAGCCCCGAGAACACGCTCGACAGCTTTCGCCTCGCGGTGGAGCAAGGCGCGGACATGATCGAGCTCGACCTTCGCCTGACGTCCGACGGCGTTCTCGTCGCGGTCCACGACCGGAACCTCCGGCGCGTCGCGGGCCACACCGTCTCCGTCGAGGACACGTCGGTCAACATCCTGCGGCACCTCGACGTTTCCTACCATTTTCACCGCGGGAGGAAGCGCGCGCGCGTCCCGACTCTCGAAGAGATCCTCGATCTCCTCCCCCCCCGGTTCCCTCTCACGCTGGACCTCAAGTGCCGGCGGGCGGGGCGCGCCCGCTATGCCCGCGTCCTCGCGCGGGCCCTCGCGGGACGGGGCCATGCGATCTTCGCGAGCTTCAACTGGAGGCTCCTCGCGGAGGTCAAGAGCGCGATCGCGAACGCGCCGGTCGCGCCGATGTCGCGGCACCGCGTCCCGGGCGTCCTTCGGGCGGCGGAGGCGCTGGGGGCCTCGAGCCTCCATTGCCAGTTCGGCGCCGTGACGCCGCGGCTGCTGCGGGCGGTCGCCGGGAGCGGGCGCCCGGTGCTCGCCTACACCGTCAACGACGCGACACGCGCGCGGCGGCTCTTCGCGGCCGGCGCGTCCGGGGTCTTCACGAACTATCCGGGGAGGCTGCGGCGCGCGCTCGCCTCGTAG
- a CDS encoding polyphenol oxidase family protein, whose amino-acid sequence MELWRSRRGPFVAAFSKRGEAPPGIASATGHLARRLAETIGHPDLPIARGRQVHGKNVLPVREPILPGETRDVGEGDVLVTARAGVALAVQTADCVPILLFGGAGVAAVHAGWRGTAAGAAAEGVRALSRECGEPPAAFAAVLGPSIGACCYEIGGEVAAAFAGEFVRRECGGKFRLDLKAANRAQLEREGLLPENIDVLPFCTLCGGEELASFRRDGPAAGRMIALVARLS is encoded by the coding sequence GTGGAGCTGTGGAGGAGCCGCCGCGGACCCTTCGTCGCGGCGTTCTCGAAGCGCGGAGAGGCCCCGCCCGGCATCGCGTCGGCGACCGGGCACCTCGCGCGCCGCCTCGCCGAGACGATCGGACACCCCGACCTCCCGATCGCGCGGGGGAGGCAGGTCCACGGGAAGAACGTCCTCCCGGTGCGCGAACCGATCCTTCCCGGAGAGACGCGGGACGTCGGCGAAGGCGACGTGCTCGTCACGGCACGCGCGGGCGTCGCGCTCGCGGTCCAGACCGCCGATTGCGTCCCGATCCTCCTCTTCGGCGGTGCGGGCGTCGCCGCGGTTCACGCCGGATGGAGGGGGACGGCGGCCGGCGCGGCGGCCGAAGGGGTTCGGGCGCTTTCGCGCGAGTGCGGCGAACCGCCCGCCGCGTTCGCCGCGGTCCTCGGGCCGTCGATCGGCGCCTGCTGCTACGAAATCGGCGGCGAGGTCGCCGCGGCGTTCGCGGGCGAGTTCGTCCGGCGGGAATGCGGCGGCAAGTTCCGGCTGGACCTCAAGGCCGCCAACCGGGCCCAGCTCGAACGCGAGGGGCTCCTTCCGGAGAACATCGACGTCCTCCCCTTCTGCACGCTGTGCGGAGGAGAAGAGCTCGCGTCGTTTCGGCGCGACGGGCCGGCGGCGGGCCGGATGATCGCGCTCGTCGCGCGGCTGTCCTGA